A single region of the Peromyscus eremicus chromosome 16_21, PerEre_H2_v1, whole genome shotgun sequence genome encodes:
- the Dna2 gene encoding DNA replication ATP-dependent helicase/nuclease DNA2, translating into MEPLDELDLLLLEEGGGAEAAPRAEVVQKKVEAFFPTTVLSRGEDNRYLVLAVETVQSERGDEEKHLVITASREREQQELCILRNGWCSVPVEPGDIIHLEGNRTSEAWVIDDDSGYFILYPDMLISGTSVASSIRCVRRAVLSETFRVSDPATRQMLIGTILHEVFQKAISESFAPEKLQELAFQTVQEIRHLKEMYRLNLSPDEVRSEVEEYLPSFSKWAEDFMRKGPPAEFPQMQLSLPSDGGHRSPSCTVEVTKSLDIEESIWSPRFGLKGKIDVTVGVRIHRDCKTRYKIMPLELKTGKESNSIEHRSQVVLYTLLSQERREDPEAGWLLYLKTGQMYPVPAKHLDKRELLKLRDQLAFYLLHRVSRAASGEETRLSPLPQIIEEEKTCKYCSQMGNCALYSRAVEEQADDTSVPEGMLSKIQEETRHLKLTHLKYFSLWCLMLTLESQSKDHRKNHQNIWSMPASEMEEGGNCIGNLVRSKPVKRFCDGQYLHNFQRKNGAMPATNLMAGDRIILSGEERKLFALSKGYVKEINGAAVTCLLDRNLSTLPETTLFRLDREEKNCDIDTPLGNLSKLMENTDTSKRLRELIIDFKEPQFIPYLSSVLPHDAKDTVANILKGLNKPQRQAMKKVLLSKDYTLIVGMPGTGKTTTICALVRILSACGFSVLLTSYTHSAVDNILLKLAKFKIGFLRLGQSHKVHPDIQKFTEEEICRSRSIKSLALLEELYNSHLIVATTCMGISHPIFSRKTFDFCIVDEASQIGQPVCLGPLFFSRRFVLVGDHQQLPPLVLNREARDLGMSESLFKRLERNKAAVVQLTVQYRMNSKIMSLSNKLTYEGKLECGSDKVANAVIALPNFKDVKLNLELYAHDSDNPWLAGAFEPDNPVCFLNTDKVPAPEQIENGGVSNITEARLVVFLTSVFIKAGCSPSNIGIIAPYRQQLRTISDLLARSSVGRVEVNTVDKYQGRDKSLILVSFVRSNKDGTLGELLKDWRRLNVAITRAKHKLILLGSVSSLRRFPPLERLFDHLNAEQLIVDLPSRGHESLCHVLGDLQRD; encoded by the exons ATGGAGCCGCTGGACGAGCTGGACCTGCTGCTGCTGGAGGAGGGCGGCGGAGCGGAGGCCGCGCCGCGGGCGGAAGT AGTTCAGAAGAAGGTGGAAGCGTTCTTTCCTACGACGGTTCTGAGCCGAGGAGAGGATAACCGATACCTGGTGCTAGCTGTCGAGACTGTACAGAGTGAGAGAGGGGATGAGGAAAAACACCTGGTCATCACGGCATCTCGGGAACGAGAACAGCAAGAGCTGTGCATCCTGAGGAATGGCTG GTGTTCAGTTCCAGTAGAGCCGGGGGACATCATTCACCTGGAGGGGAACCGCACATCTGAGGCGTGGGTAATAGATGACGACTCTGGATATTTTATTCTGTACCCAGACATGCTGATCTCTGGCACAAGCGTCGCCAGTAGTATCCGGTGTGTGAGAAGAGCTGTCCTGAGCGAGACTTTCAGG GTCTCTGATCCAGCCACTCGCCAAATGCTCATTGGTACGATTCTCCACGAAGTCTTTCAAAAAGCCATAAGTGAGAGCTTTGCCCCAGAAAAGCTGCAAGAGCTTGCTTTTCAAACTGTCCAAGAGATCAGGCATTTGAAGGAAAT gtaccgCTTAAATCTGAGTCCAGATGAAGTAAGAAGTGAAGTTGAGGAGTATCTCCCCTCCTTCTCTAAGTGGGCTGAGGACTTCATGCGTAAGGGCCCTCCCGCTGAATTTCCTCAGATGCAGCTCTCTCT gccaAGTGATGGTGGTCACAGAAGTCCGTCTTGTACCGTCGAAGTAACAAAGTCACTGGATATTGAAGAAAGCATCTGGTCCCCTAGGTTTGGATTGAAGGGCAAAATAGATGTCACAGTTGGTGTCAGAATACATCGGGATTGTAAAACAAGATATAAGATAATGCCACTGGAGCTTAAAACTGGCAAAGAATCCAATTCTATCGAACACCGAAGTCAG GTGGTCCTGTACACGCTGCTGAGCCAGGAGAGACGAGAGGACCCCGAGGCTGGCTGGCTTCTCTACCTCAAGACCGGGCAGATGTACCCTGTGCCCGCCAAGCATCTGGACAAAAGAG AACTGCTGAAGCTCAGGGACCAGCTGGCATTCTACTTGCTGCACCGCGTGAGCAGAGCTGCTTCCGGGGAGGAGACACGGCTTTCTCCCCTGCCACAAATAATCGAGGAAGAGAAAACTTGTAAATATTGTTCACAGATGGGCAACTGTGCTCTTTATAGCAG AGCAGTTGAAGAACAGGCGGACGACACTTCCGTCCCAGAGGGCATGCTGTCCAAAATCCAAGAAGAAACACGGCACCTGAAGCTGACACACTTGAAGTATTTCAGCCTGTGGTGTCTCATGCTAACCTTGGAGTCACAATCTAAAGATCACAGAAAGAATCACCAAAACATCTGGTCAATGCCTGCTTCCGAAAT ggaggagggagggaactgCATTGGAAACCTGGTCCGGAGCAAGCCTGTGAAGAGATTTTGTGATGGACAGTACTTACATAATTTTCAGCGGAAAAACGGTGCCATGCCGGCCACCAATCTGATGGCCGGTGACAGGATCATTTTAagtggagaagagaggaaactGTTCGCTTTGTCTAAAGGCTACGTGAAGGAGATTAACGGGGCAGCGGTAACCTGCTTGCTAGACAG gaACTTGTCGACACTCCCAGAAACAACGTTGTTCAGATTAGACcgggaagaaaaaaattgtgataTAGATACCCCATTAGGAAATCTCTCTAAATTGATGGAAAACACCGATACCAG cAAAAGACTTCGAGAGTTAATCATTGATTTCAAGGAACCCCAGTTTATACCCTACCTCAGCTCCGTTCTTCCACACGATGCGAAGGACACAGTGGCCAACATTCTGAAGG GTTTGAATAAGCCTCAGAGGCAAGCCATGAAGAAAGTCCTTCTTTCAAAAGACTACACGCTCATCGTGGGGATGCCAGGGACAGGAAAGACAACTACAATATGTGCTCTT GTAAGGATCCTTTCTGCCTGTGGCTTCAGTGTTCTGTTGACCAGCTATACGCATTCTGCTGTTGACAATATTCTCTTGAAGTTAGCCAAGTTTAAAATAGGATTTTTGCGCTTGGGTCAGTCTCATAAGGTCCATCCAGATATCCAGAAGTTCACGGAGGAGGAGATTTGCAGATCAAGGTCCATTAAGTCCTTAGCCCTTCTAGAAGAACTCTATAACAGTCAC cTGATAGTTGCAACAACCTGTATGGGCATAAGCCATCCAATATTTTCGCGGAAAACCTTCGATTTTTGTATTGTGGACGAAGCCTCTCAAATCGGTCAGCCCGTTTGCCTGGGCCCCCTTTTTTTCTCTCGGAGATTTGTGTTGGTGGGAGACCATCAGCAGCTTCCTCCCTTGGTTCTAAACCGCGAAGCAAG GGATCTGGGCATGAGCGAGAGCCTCTTCAAGAGGCTGGAGCGGAACAAGGCGGCTGTCGTGCAGTTGACGGTGCAGTACAGGatgaacag CAAGATCATGTCCTTAAGCAATAAGCTCACGTACGAGGGGAAGCTGGAGTGTGGTTCAGACAAAGTGGCCAACGCGGTGATAGCCCTGCCCAACTTCAAGGACGTCaagctgaacctggagctttacGCCCATGATTCTGATAACCCCTGGCTGGCGGGAGCGTTTGAGCCGGAcaatcctgtttgttttcttaacacAGATAAG GTCCCAGCTCCAGAACAAATTGAGAATGGCGGCGTGAGCAACATCACAGAAGCCAGACTCGTCGTCTTTCTAACCTCAGTTTTTATTAAG GCTGGCTGCAGCCCCTCCAACATCGGCATCATCGCGCCATACAGGCAGCAGCTAAGGACCATCAGTGACTTACTGGCACGATCTTCTGTCGGGAGGGTCGAAGTTAACACAGTGGACAAATACCAGGGAAGGGACAAGAGCCTCATCCTGGTGTCCTTCGTCAGGAGTAATAAGGATGGAACT